One Cedecea neteri DNA segment encodes these proteins:
- the ppc gene encoding phosphoenolpyruvate carboxylase, whose translation MNERYSALRSNVSMLGKLLGDTIKDALGENILDRVETIRKLSKSSRAGNEANRQELLSTLQNLSNDELLPVARAFSQFLNLANTAEQYHSISATGEAASNPEVIAKTLQKLKNQPGIGEADIRAAVESLSLELVLTAHPTEITRRTLIHKLVEVNSCLKQLDHSDLADYERNQIMRRLRQLVAQAWHTDEIRKHRPSPVDEAKWGFAVVENSLWEGVPNYLRELNEQLEENLNYKLPVDFVPVRFTSWMGGDRDGNPNVTSDITRHVLLLSRWKATDLFLRDIAVLVSELSMVECTAELSELAGPDAGQEPYRHIMKGLRQQLLSTQAWLEARLKGQRLPKPEGLLIQNEQLWDPLYACYQSLQACGMGIIANGQLLDTLRRVKCFGVPLVRIDIRQESTRHSEALGEMTRYLGIGDYESWSEADKQAFLIRELNSKRPLLPRQWEPSADTQEVLETCKVVAEAPRGSIAAYVISMAKTPSDVLAVHLLLKEAGCTFALPVAPLFETLDDLNNADDVMTQLLNIDWYRGFIQGKQMVMIGYSDSAKDAGVMAASWAQYEAQDALIKTCEKAGIALTLFHGRGGSIGRGGAPAHAALLSQPPGSLKGGLRVTEQGEMIRFKYGLPEITISSLSLYTSAILEANLLPPPEPKKEWIQIMNSLSATSCEMYRGYIRENKDFVPYFRSATPELELGKLPLGSRPAKRRPNGGVESLRAIPWIFAWTQNRLMLPAWLGAGAALQKVVEEGKQSELETMCRDWPFFSTRLGMLEMVFAKADLWLAEYYDQRLVKPELWKLGKQLRDQLEADIKVVLDIANDSHLMEDLPWIAESITLRNIYTDPLNVLQAELLHRSRQSEEKGEAPDARVEQALMVTIAGVAAGMRNTG comes from the coding sequence ATGAACGAACGCTATTCTGCTTTGCGAAGTAATGTCAGCATGCTCGGAAAACTGCTCGGAGATACCATCAAAGATGCGCTGGGGGAAAATATTCTCGACCGCGTAGAAACGATCCGTAAGTTATCCAAGTCCTCCCGCGCAGGTAATGAAGCCAATCGTCAGGAGCTGCTGAGCACGCTGCAGAACCTTTCAAATGATGAACTGCTCCCCGTCGCCCGCGCCTTTAGCCAGTTTCTTAATCTTGCCAACACCGCTGAGCAGTACCACAGCATCTCCGCGACGGGCGAAGCGGCCAGCAACCCGGAAGTTATCGCTAAAACGCTGCAAAAACTAAAAAACCAGCCGGGCATTGGCGAAGCGGACATTCGCGCAGCCGTTGAGTCTCTCTCTCTGGAGCTGGTGCTCACAGCTCACCCCACTGAGATCACCCGCCGCACCCTGATTCACAAACTGGTCGAAGTAAACAGCTGCCTTAAGCAGCTCGACCACAGCGATCTCGCCGACTACGAGCGCAACCAAATCATGCGCCGCCTGCGCCAGCTGGTTGCTCAGGCATGGCATACCGACGAAATTCGTAAGCATCGCCCTTCTCCGGTCGACGAAGCCAAATGGGGCTTTGCGGTGGTAGAAAACAGCCTCTGGGAAGGGGTGCCAAACTACCTGCGTGAGCTTAACGAACAGCTCGAAGAGAATCTGAATTACAAGCTGCCGGTGGATTTCGTTCCGGTACGCTTTACCTCCTGGATGGGCGGCGACCGCGACGGTAACCCGAACGTAACGTCCGACATCACCCGTCACGTCCTGTTGCTCAGCCGCTGGAAAGCCACTGACCTGTTCCTGCGCGATATCGCGGTGCTGGTTTCCGAGCTGTCGATGGTGGAATGCACGGCTGAGCTTAGCGAACTGGCAGGGCCGGATGCTGGACAGGAACCTTACCGCCACATCATGAAAGGCCTGCGCCAGCAGCTGCTCTCCACCCAGGCCTGGCTTGAAGCCCGACTGAAAGGCCAGCGCCTGCCGAAGCCGGAAGGCCTGCTCATTCAAAACGAGCAGCTTTGGGATCCGCTCTACGCCTGTTATCAATCCTTGCAGGCCTGCGGCATGGGCATCATTGCTAACGGGCAGTTGCTGGACACCCTGCGCCGCGTGAAATGCTTCGGCGTGCCGCTGGTACGTATTGATATTCGTCAGGAAAGCACCCGCCACAGCGAAGCGCTGGGCGAAATGACCCGCTATCTTGGCATCGGCGACTACGAGAGCTGGTCAGAGGCCGATAAACAAGCCTTCCTGATCCGCGAACTGAACTCCAAGCGCCCTCTGTTGCCTCGTCAGTGGGAGCCAAGCGCTGACACTCAGGAAGTGCTGGAAACCTGCAAAGTGGTGGCCGAAGCGCCACGCGGTTCCATTGCTGCCTACGTTATTTCGATGGCAAAAACACCGTCCGACGTGCTGGCCGTTCACCTGCTGCTGAAAGAAGCGGGCTGTACCTTCGCCCTGCCGGTTGCGCCGCTGTTCGAAACCCTCGACGACCTGAATAACGCCGACGATGTCATGACCCAGTTGCTGAACATCGACTGGTACCGTGGCTTTATCCAGGGCAAACAGATGGTGATGATTGGCTATTCCGACTCGGCGAAAGACGCAGGCGTAATGGCTGCATCCTGGGCGCAGTACGAAGCACAAGATGCGCTGATCAAAACCTGCGAGAAAGCAGGTATCGCCCTGACGTTATTCCACGGGCGCGGCGGCTCCATCGGCCGCGGCGGTGCGCCAGCCCACGCAGCCCTGCTTTCTCAGCCGCCGGGAAGCCTGAAAGGCGGCCTGCGCGTCACCGAGCAAGGCGAGATGATTCGCTTTAAATACGGCCTGCCGGAAATCACCATCAGCAGCCTGTCTCTCTACACCAGCGCGATTCTTGAAGCTAACCTTCTGCCGCCGCCGGAGCCGAAGAAAGAGTGGATTCAGATCATGAACTCACTTTCCGCGACATCGTGCGAGATGTATCGCGGCTATATTCGCGAGAACAAAGACTTCGTGCCGTATTTCCGTTCCGCCACGCCGGAGCTGGAACTGGGCAAACTACCGTTGGGCTCTCGCCCAGCCAAACGTCGTCCAAACGGCGGGGTAGAATCTTTACGTGCGATTCCGTGGATCTTCGCCTGGACCCAAAACCGCCTGATGCTGCCAGCCTGGCTGGGCGCAGGTGCGGCGCTGCAGAAAGTCGTGGAAGAAGGCAAGCAAAGCGAGCTGGAAACAATGTGCCGCGACTGGCCGTTTTTCTCTACTCGCCTCGGCATGCTGGAGATGGTGTTTGCCAAAGCCGACCTTTGGCTGGCGGAATACTATGATCAGCGCCTGGTGAAGCCTGAGCTGTGGAAGCTGGGTAAACAGCTGCGTGACCAGCTGGAAGCCGACATCAAAGTCGTGCTGGATATCGCCAACGACTCGCACCTGATGGAAGATTTACCGTGGATTGCCGAGTCCATTACCCTACGTAATATCTATACCGATCCACTGAACGTCCTGCAGGCCGAACTGCTGCACCGTTCACGCCAGTCGGAAGAAAAAGGCGAAGCGCCTGATGCCCGAGTAGAGCAAGCCTTGATGGTCACCATCGCCGGGGTTGCCGCCGGGATGCGTAATACCGGCTAA
- the argE gene encoding acetylornithine deacetylase: MKMKLPPFIEIYRALIATPSISATDSALDQSNESLINLLAGWFRDLGFNVEIQPVPGTRNKFNMLASSGQGAGGLLLAGHTDTVPFDDGRWTRDPFTLTEHDNKLYGLGTADMKGFFAFILDALRDVDVTTLKKPLYILATADEETTMAGARYFAETTSLRPDCAIIGEPTSLQPVRAHKGHLSNAIRILGQSGHSSDPARGVNAIELMHDAIGHILTLRNTLKDRYHHDAFTVPYPTLNLGHINGGDAANRICACCELHMDIRPLPGMTLNDLNGLLTEALEPVSQRWPGRLTVSELHPPIPGYECPPDHQLVQVVEKLLGAQTEVVNYCTEAPFIQTVCPTLVLGPGSINQAHQPDEYIDTRFIKPTRELITQVVHHFCWH; encoded by the coding sequence GTGAAGATGAAATTACCGCCTTTTATCGAGATCTACCGCGCCCTGATCGCGACACCTTCCATCAGCGCCACCGACAGCGCGCTGGATCAAAGCAATGAGTCTTTAATCAATTTACTGGCCGGCTGGTTCCGCGACCTCGGTTTTAACGTCGAAATTCAGCCAGTGCCAGGCACTCGCAATAAATTCAACATGTTGGCGAGCAGTGGCCAGGGGGCTGGCGGCCTGCTGCTGGCGGGGCACACCGATACCGTGCCGTTCGACGATGGCCGCTGGACGCGGGACCCGTTTACCCTGACCGAGCACGACAACAAGCTTTACGGCCTGGGTACTGCCGATATGAAAGGGTTTTTCGCGTTCATTCTGGATGCGCTGCGCGACGTGGATGTGACAACCCTGAAAAAACCGCTCTACATCCTGGCCACCGCCGATGAAGAGACCACCATGGCGGGTGCACGCTATTTCGCTGAAACAACCTCACTGCGCCCGGACTGCGCGATCATCGGTGAGCCAACATCTTTACAGCCGGTACGCGCGCACAAAGGCCACTTGTCTAACGCCATTCGTATTCTGGGGCAGTCCGGCCACTCGAGCGATCCCGCGCGCGGCGTCAACGCTATTGAACTGATGCATGATGCCATCGGCCATATCCTCACGCTGCGCAATACCCTGAAAGATCGCTATCACCATGATGCCTTCACCGTACCGTATCCAACCCTCAACCTCGGGCACATTAACGGCGGCGACGCGGCAAACCGCATTTGTGCATGTTGCGAACTTCACATGGACATTCGCCCACTGCCGGGCATGACATTAAACGATCTGAACGGTTTACTGACTGAAGCATTAGAACCCGTAAGCCAGCGCTGGCCTGGCCGCCTGACGGTCTCTGAACTTCATCCGCCGATTCCAGGCTACGAATGCCCGCCGGACCACCAGCTCGTGCAGGTCGTTGAGAAACTGCTCGGCGCGCAAACGGAAGTGGTGAACTACTGCACTGAAGCACCATTTATCCAGACTGTGTGCCCAACGCTGGTGCTTGGTCCAGGCTCCATCAACCAGGCGCACCAGCCGGATGAATACATTGATACCCGCTTCATCAAGCCAACCCGGGAGTTAATTACTCAGGTAGTACATCATTTTTGCTGGCATTAA
- the argC gene encoding N-acetyl-gamma-glutamyl-phosphate reductase codes for MLNTLIVGASGYAGAELVSYLNRHPDMNITALTVSAQSSDAGKLISDLHPQLKGIVDLPLQAMSDISEFSEGMDVVFLATAHEVSHNLAPQFLAAGCVVIDLSGAFRVNDAAFYERYYGFTHQHPDLLEKAVYGLAEWQGAALKESNLIAVPGCYPTASQLALKPLIDADLLDLNQWPVINATSGVSGAGRKAAISNSFCEVSLQPYGVFNHRHQPEIATHLGAPVIFTPHLGNFPRGILATITCRLKAGVTQQQIAETFTQAYGDKPLVRLYEKGVPALKNVVGLPFCDIGFAVQDEHLIVVATEDNLLKGAAAQAVQCLNIRFGFAETQSLI; via the coding sequence ATGTTGAATACGCTGATTGTGGGTGCAAGCGGTTATGCAGGCGCAGAGCTTGTAAGCTATTTGAATCGCCATCCTGATATGAACATAACCGCTTTGACGGTTTCAGCGCAAAGTTCAGATGCAGGAAAATTGATATCTGATTTGCATCCGCAGTTAAAGGGCATTGTTGATCTGCCATTGCAGGCGATGTCCGACATCAGCGAGTTCAGCGAAGGCATGGATGTGGTGTTCCTCGCCACCGCCCACGAAGTCAGCCACAACCTGGCCCCGCAGTTCCTGGCGGCAGGCTGCGTGGTGATCGATCTCTCCGGCGCGTTCCGCGTTAACGACGCGGCGTTCTATGAGCGTTATTACGGTTTTACTCACCAGCATCCTGATCTGCTGGAAAAAGCGGTTTATGGCCTGGCCGAATGGCAGGGCGCTGCGCTCAAAGAGAGCAATTTAATCGCCGTGCCGGGCTGCTACCCGACGGCGTCTCAGCTGGCGCTGAAGCCGCTGATCGACGCCGATCTGCTGGATTTGAACCAGTGGCCGGTGATCAACGCCACCAGCGGCGTCAGCGGTGCCGGGCGCAAGGCCGCGATTTCCAACAGCTTCTGCGAAGTCAGCCTGCAGCCTTATGGCGTGTTTAATCACCGTCATCAGCCAGAAATTGCCACCCATCTTGGCGCGCCAGTGATTTTCACCCCGCACCTCGGCAATTTCCCGCGTGGCATTCTGGCGACGATTACTTGCCGCCTGAAAGCTGGCGTTACACAGCAGCAGATCGCGGAGACGTTTACCCAGGCCTACGGCGACAAGCCGCTGGTTCGCCTGTACGAAAAAGGCGTGCCGGCGCTGAAAAATGTGGTTGGCCTGCCGTTCTGCGACATCGGCTTTGCCGTGCAGGATGAGCATCTGATTGTTGTTGCCACCGAGGATAACCTGCTGAAAGGTGCCGCGGCGCAGGCAGTGCAGTGTCTTAATATTCGTTTTGGCTTCGCCGAAACGCAGTCCCTTATTTAA